A single genomic interval of Asinibacterium sp. OR53 harbors:
- a CDS encoding NAD(P)/FAD-dependent oxidoreductase → MQSQITLKLSPAEAADAAIVRNYIARSAGKTDAAVTGYHILKQSIDARGRQVWINLTVQAFIDEPFHLRENSRVSFRDVSRSPYSVIIVGAGPAGLFAALRLLEAGIKPVILERGKNVRDRRRDLAALNKAGIVNPESNYCFGEGGAGTYSDGKLYTRSSKRGNINRVLQLFHQFGAEENILYEAHPHIGTNKLPHIITAMRQQVIDAGGVFLFEKKLTDLVISRQEIQGVVTADGETLKADAVVLATGHSARDVFELLHRKNILIEAKPFALGVRIEHPQSLIDSIQYHNSIRDPFLPPASYGVVEQVNDRGVFSFCMCPGGIIAPAATHPGELVVNGWSPSKRNNAHANSGMVVQITLEDAQKHFAHTKPQLLSSPLLLMHFQQAVEQAAYQAGGGALVAPAQRVVDFCMGNTSANLPDCSYLPGITPANLGTVLPGFVYQSLQAALKAFGNRMRGYYTNDAVVVATESRTSSPVRIPRHNQSLEHPQIKKLYPCGEGAGYAGGIVSAAMDGERVAEQLILRLQA, encoded by the coding sequence ATGCAATCACAGATCACGCTTAAACTCAGTCCCGCTGAAGCGGCCGATGCTGCAATCGTACGCAATTATATCGCGCGTTCGGCCGGCAAAACAGATGCGGCCGTTACAGGCTATCATATCCTCAAACAATCCATCGATGCACGTGGCAGGCAGGTATGGATCAACCTCACGGTACAGGCGTTCATTGACGAGCCTTTTCACCTGCGGGAAAATAGTCGCGTATCTTTCAGGGATGTGAGCCGGTCACCCTACAGTGTGATCATTGTGGGTGCAGGTCCCGCCGGTTTATTTGCAGCATTGCGCCTGCTGGAAGCCGGCATCAAACCTGTGATCCTGGAAAGAGGTAAAAATGTGCGGGACCGCCGCCGCGACCTCGCCGCACTGAACAAGGCAGGCATCGTGAACCCGGAAAGCAATTATTGTTTTGGCGAAGGTGGGGCAGGCACTTACAGCGACGGTAAATTGTATACCCGCAGTAGTAAGCGTGGCAACATCAATCGCGTCTTGCAGCTTTTTCACCAGTTCGGTGCGGAAGAAAATATTTTATACGAAGCGCATCCGCATATAGGTACCAATAAATTGCCGCATATCATCACTGCCATGCGGCAACAGGTTATCGATGCCGGCGGTGTTTTTCTTTTTGAAAAAAAACTGACCGACCTGGTCATCAGCCGGCAGGAAATCCAGGGCGTTGTAACAGCCGATGGAGAGACATTGAAAGCCGATGCTGTTGTATTGGCAACCGGCCATTCTGCCCGCGATGTATTCGAACTGCTGCACAGGAAAAATATCCTCATAGAGGCCAAACCTTTTGCACTTGGTGTCCGGATTGAGCATCCTCAGTCGTTGATCGATTCCATACAATACCATAACTCCATTCGCGATCCGTTCCTGCCTCCTGCGTCTTACGGCGTAGTAGAACAAGTTAACGACAGAGGGGTTTTCAGCTTTTGCATGTGCCCAGGTGGCATCATTGCTCCTGCTGCCACCCATCCCGGCGAACTGGTGGTGAACGGCTGGAGCCCCAGTAAACGCAACAATGCGCATGCTAACAGCGGCATGGTAGTGCAAATAACATTGGAAGATGCACAAAAACATTTTGCGCACACAAAACCTCAATTATTATCCTCACCGCTACTGCTGATGCATTTTCAACAAGCCGTTGAACAAGCCGCATACCAGGCAGGGGGCGGTGCATTGGTGGCACCGGCTCAACGGGTGGTTGATTTTTGTATGGGCAACACATCTGCCAACCTGCCTGACTGTAGTTACCTGCCCGGTATCACGCCTGCAAATCTTGGCACCGTACTGCCTGGCTTCGTATATCAAAGTCTTCAGGCCGCATTGAAAGCATTTGGCAATAGAATGCGTGGATATTACACGAACGATGCGGTGGTGGTAGCAACAGAAAGCAGGACCTCTTCTCCCGTACGCATCCCCCGGCACAACCAAAGCCTGGAACATCCCCAGATCAAAAAACTGTATCCTTGTGGTGAAGGCGCCGGCTATGCCGGAGGAATTGTTAGTGCAGCGATGGATGGAGAGCGGGTGGCCGAACAGCTGATTTTAAGACTACAAGCTTAA
- a CDS encoding DUF3127 domain-containing protein, with product MSYEITGKLVARFDIVQRTETFKTREFVIEKSEDIGGRVITNYVKFQCVQDKTAMPDRFNIGDDVKVQFNIKGTKWVKDGRENYITNLDAWRMETVKLSQESGQSDYNDMPPPAEMVDDLPF from the coding sequence ATGTCGTACGAGATTACAGGCAAACTGGTAGCCCGGTTTGATATTGTGCAGCGCACCGAAACATTCAAGACAAGGGAGTTCGTGATTGAAAAATCAGAAGATATTGGTGGAAGAGTTATTACCAATTATGTTAAGTTCCAATGCGTGCAGGATAAAACCGCCATGCCCGACCGCTTCAACATCGGTGATGATGTAAAAGTGCAGTTCAACATCAAAGGAACCAAGTGGGTGAAAGACGGACGCGAAAATTATATTACCAACCTGGACGCCTGGAGAATGGAAACGGTGAAACTGTCGCAGGAATCGGGACAATCCGATTACAATGACATGCCACCTCCTGCCGAGATGGTAGACGACCTGCCCTTTTAG
- the dnaA gene encoding chromosomal replication initiator protein DnaA has protein sequence MVKSAELVWSNCLKIIKDIVEWQHFKTWFEPINPVELKENVLMIQVPSQFFYEYLEEHYVNLLAKTLKRELGKEARLEYRIMVDSGNTNGRNGSMDVPASGMKTYNNNEMNFPLVIDNPVKNPFVIPGLKKMQIDPQLNQMYTFDSFIEGDCNRVARRAGKTVAEKPGANSFNPLVIYGGVGLGKTHLAQAIGNDVKRMHPGKVVLYVSSEKFINQFQDHSRNNAINDFIHFYQLIDVLIIDDVQFFSRAEKSQDAFFAIFNHLHQSGKQLVLTSDKAPKDLDGMQERLLSRFRWGLSADLQVPDYETRIEILERKMKNDGLDMPKEVVKYVAYNINTNVRELEGALISLLAQSSLNKKDIDVELAKKVLRNFVKTSSKEITIDAIQKMVCEYFDVPYDKLLQKTRKREIVQARQITMYLAKAFTKNSLKTIGEHFGGRDHTTVIHSCQTVKDLMDTDSIFRENVMELTQKVQLAAM, from the coding sequence ATGGTTAAGAGCGCTGAATTAGTATGGAGCAATTGTTTGAAGATCATCAAAGACATTGTAGAATGGCAACATTTCAAAACATGGTTTGAGCCCATCAACCCGGTAGAACTGAAAGAGAACGTACTCATGATCCAGGTGCCCAGTCAGTTCTTTTATGAATACCTCGAAGAGCATTATGTAAACCTCCTGGCCAAGACCCTTAAGCGTGAACTGGGCAAAGAAGCCCGGCTGGAATACCGTATTATGGTGGACAGCGGCAATACCAATGGCCGCAATGGTTCTATGGACGTGCCTGCCAGCGGCATGAAGACCTATAATAACAATGAAATGAATTTCCCGCTGGTGATCGACAACCCGGTGAAGAATCCTTTTGTCATTCCCGGTCTGAAGAAAATGCAGATCGATCCCCAGCTCAACCAGATGTATACTTTCGACTCTTTCATTGAGGGCGATTGCAATCGTGTGGCCAGGCGTGCGGGCAAAACGGTAGCTGAGAAACCTGGTGCCAACTCATTCAATCCCCTGGTAATTTACGGTGGTGTTGGATTGGGTAAAACGCACCTTGCCCAGGCTATTGGAAACGACGTTAAAAGGATGCATCCCGGTAAAGTGGTATTGTATGTGAGCAGTGAGAAATTCATCAACCAGTTCCAGGACCACAGCCGTAATAATGCCATCAACGACTTCATACATTTTTACCAGTTGATCGATGTGCTGATCATCGACGATGTGCAGTTCTTCAGCCGCGCAGAAAAAAGCCAGGATGCTTTTTTCGCCATCTTTAACCACCTGCACCAGAGTGGCAAACAGTTGGTACTCACTTCAGATAAAGCGCCGAAAGACCTGGATGGTATGCAGGAGCGGTTGCTGAGCCGTTTTCGTTGGGGATTGAGTGCAGACCTGCAGGTGCCTGATTATGAGACGAGGATCGAGATACTGGAGCGCAAGATGAAGAACGATGGGTTGGATATGCCCAAAGAAGTGGTCAAATATGTGGCGTACAATATCAACACAAATGTGCGCGAACTGGAAGGGGCGCTGATTTCCCTGCTGGCACAGTCGTCTTTGAATAAAAAAGACATCGACGTAGAACTGGCCAAAAAAGTATTGCGCAATTTTGTCAAGACCAGCAGCAAAGAAATTACCATCGATGCCATTCAGAAAATGGTGTGTGAATATTTTGATGTTCCTTATGATAAATTATTGCAGAAAACGCGTAAGCGTGAGATCGTGCAGGCCCGCCAGATTACCATGTACCTGGCTAAAGCTTTTACCAAGAACTCCCTGAAAACGATCGGAGAGCATTTCGGAGGCCGTGATCATACCACGGTAATCCATTCCTGCCAGACGGTGAAAGACCTGATGGATACCGATTCTATTTTCCGTGAAAACGTAATGGAGCTGACGCAGAAAGTGCAGTTGGCAGCCATGTAA